CATTTCTCAAGAACGCGTCAATACCTTTGCACAAGCCACCGGTGACCTGCAATGGATACATATCGACGTCGAACGTGCCAGCCGCGAATCGCCCTTCGGCGGCCCGATCGCGCACGGTTTTCTGACACTCTCGCTCTTGCCTATGCTGATGCAAAATGCCGTGCACCTGAATTTTGTCAAAATGGGTGTCAATTACGGCCTCAACAAGGTGCGCTTTCCCGCCCCGGTGCCAGTCGGCAGCCGCCTGCGCGCGCACATCAAACTCTTGCAATGTGACGACATCAACGACGGTGCCCAGGTCAACTGGGAAGTCACGATAGAACGGGAAGGGAGCGACAAACCGGTCTGTGTGGCTGAATCGATTGCGCGCATCTATTAACGAGAACACCGGGGAGTGACGAGGCGAGAG
The sequence above is drawn from the Undibacterium sp. CCC3.4 genome and encodes:
- a CDS encoding MaoC family dehydratase, with translation MREIHSLEQLRACVGEHVASSDWTAISQERVNTFAQATGDLQWIHIDVERASRESPFGGPIAHGFLTLSLLPMLMQNAVHLNFVKMGVNYGLNKVRFPAPVPVGSRLRAHIKLLQCDDINDGAQVNWEVTIEREGSDKPVCVAESIARIY